The following proteins are co-located in the Deinococcus metallilatus genome:
- a CDS encoding SRPBCC family protein, whose translation MSANMDNSNSKEDSKSMDQGRLISGAAGGALLLLGLRKRGVLGLGMAAVGGYLAYRAATGNDPVMAAAGLSGNAAAAKPIFVEHSVVIDRPAQLVYAYWRNLENLPRIMSHLESVTVLDERRSRWVAKAPLGTHVEWEAEIVNDKPGERIGWHSLPGATVDNAGSVQFESLPNGGTRVHVALSYRPPAGALGAAVAKLFGEEPSQQIADDLQNFKQTFEGANPQA comes from the coding sequence ATGAGCGCGAACATGGACAACTCGAACAGCAAGGAAGACAGCAAGAGCATGGACCAGGGCCGCCTGATCAGCGGCGCGGCGGGCGGCGCTCTGCTGCTCCTCGGCCTCAGAAAACGCGGTGTGCTGGGCCTCGGGATGGCGGCGGTCGGGGGCTACCTCGCCTACCGCGCCGCGACCGGCAACGATCCCGTGATGGCGGCGGCGGGCCTCAGCGGCAACGCGGCGGCGGCCAAGCCGATCTTCGTGGAACACAGCGTCGTGATCGACCGCCCAGCGCAACTGGTGTACGCCTACTGGCGCAACCTCGAAAACCTGCCCCGCATCATGAGCCACCTGGAGAGCGTCACAGTCCTCGACGAGCGCCGCAGCCGCTGGGTCGCCAAGGCGCCGCTGGGCACCCACGTCGAGTGGGAAGCCGAGATCGTGAACGACAAGCCCGGCGAGCGCATCGGCTGGCACTCGCTCCCCGGCGCAACCGTGGACAACGCGGGCAGCGTGCAGTTCGAGAGCCTCCCCAACGGCGGCACCCGCGTCCACGTCGCCCTGTCCTACCGTCCGCCCGCCGGGGCGCTGGGCGCGGCCGTCGCCAAGCTGTTCGGCGAGGAACCCAGCCAGCAGATCGCCGACGACCTCCAGAACTTCAAGCAGACCTTCGAGGGCGCGAACCCGCAGGCCTGA